A genomic window from Halogeometricum borinquense DSM 11551 includes:
- a CDS encoding LUD domain-containing protein translates to MSESRKAKAAKIRHLMETEGDAINTSTSGFNRGRYESVQTLDDYEGLKSEARNIKEDAIERLPELIDQLRETVEANGGTLYLADDAADANRYVREVCEEKEADRVVKSKSMTSEEIEVNEELEGAGMDVVETDLGEWVLQVADESPSHIVAPAIHKSREAIADLFNERFDPEEPLETAEELTMFAREQLGALIEDADVGMTGANFITADTGTIALVTSEGNARKSAVVPDTHVAVAGVEKVIPTVEDLHPFVELIGKSGTGQDITSYISLLTPPVESPTVEFDDPDTPLSETETDRDFHLVLIDNGRMEMREDDQLRETLYCIRCSACSNSCANFQHVGGHAFGGETYSGGIGTGWEAGVEGLDTAAEFNDLCTGCSRCVNACPVEIDIPWINTVVRDRINRGEDGELDWLVEGLTPDEEPGGVDLQKRFFGNFETAAKFGSAFAPLSNWVADTGVARTLLEKTIGVDSRRELPEFQRETLCDWFESRDSAVASGGDKPSRRVVLYPDVYTNHVQIERGKAAVRALEALGVEVVVPDVASSGRAPLSQGMISTAESHARRLFSDLSPYLDEGYDIVVIEPSDLAMFDREYEKFLAPESQRRLSENAYEVMEYVFGLLENDADADALTGPQSGGKSGVAYHSHCQQRTLGLAGYTESVLERLGYDVVTSDVECCGMAGSFGYKTEYYDLSVDVGDELRSQFQTPETRDRTVVASGTSCLEQLDSLLTRPSKHPVQLVAPK, encoded by the coding sequence ATGAGTGAGTCCCGCAAGGCGAAGGCGGCGAAGATTCGCCATCTGATGGAGACTGAAGGCGACGCCATCAACACGAGTACGTCCGGGTTCAACCGCGGCCGCTACGAATCGGTCCAGACGCTCGACGACTACGAGGGCCTGAAATCCGAGGCGCGGAACATCAAAGAAGACGCCATCGAACGCCTGCCAGAACTGATCGACCAACTCCGCGAGACGGTCGAAGCCAACGGCGGCACGCTCTACCTCGCTGACGACGCCGCCGATGCCAACCGCTACGTCCGCGAGGTGTGCGAAGAGAAAGAGGCCGACCGCGTGGTCAAATCGAAGTCGATGACGTCCGAGGAAATCGAGGTCAACGAGGAACTCGAAGGCGCGGGAATGGACGTGGTCGAGACGGACCTCGGCGAGTGGGTGTTGCAGGTCGCAGACGAGTCGCCCTCGCACATCGTCGCCCCGGCCATCCACAAATCGCGCGAGGCTATCGCCGACCTGTTCAACGAACGGTTCGACCCCGAGGAACCGCTGGAGACGGCCGAGGAACTCACGATGTTCGCCCGTGAACAACTGGGTGCTCTCATCGAGGATGCGGACGTGGGGATGACGGGAGCGAACTTCATCACCGCCGATACCGGGACTATCGCACTCGTCACGAGCGAAGGCAACGCCCGGAAATCGGCCGTCGTGCCCGACACGCATGTCGCCGTTGCGGGCGTCGAGAAGGTGATTCCGACCGTCGAAGACCTACATCCCTTTGTCGAACTCATCGGTAAATCCGGAACCGGGCAGGACATTACGTCCTACATCTCGCTTCTCACCCCGCCGGTCGAGTCACCGACCGTCGAATTTGACGACCCCGACACGCCGCTCTCGGAGACCGAGACAGACCGCGATTTCCACCTCGTCCTCATCGACAACGGCCGGATGGAGATGCGCGAGGACGACCAGTTACGCGAGACGCTGTACTGTATCCGATGTTCGGCGTGTTCGAACTCCTGTGCGAACTTCCAGCACGTCGGCGGCCACGCTTTCGGCGGCGAGACGTACTCCGGCGGCATCGGCACCGGATGGGAGGCAGGCGTCGAAGGACTCGACACTGCCGCGGAGTTCAACGACCTCTGTACCGGGTGTAGTCGCTGTGTGAACGCCTGTCCGGTCGAGATAGACATCCCGTGGATAAACACCGTCGTCCGCGACCGAATCAACCGTGGTGAGGACGGCGAACTCGACTGGTTGGTCGAAGGACTGACGCCCGACGAAGAACCGGGCGGCGTAGACCTGCAAAAACGTTTCTTCGGCAACTTCGAGACAGCGGCCAAATTCGGAAGCGCATTCGCTCCGCTCTCGAACTGGGTCGCCGACACCGGCGTCGCACGCACCCTTTTGGAGAAAACTATCGGCGTCGATAGTCGTCGGGAACTCCCCGAGTTCCAGCGAGAGACGCTCTGTGACTGGTTCGAGTCGCGCGATTCGGCTGTCGCATCCGGGGGAGACAAGCCGTCGCGGCGAGTGGTTCTCTATCCCGACGTGTACACGAACCACGTGCAGATCGAACGCGGCAAGGCGGCGGTGCGTGCGCTCGAAGCGCTCGGCGTCGAGGTGGTCGTCCCCGACGTAGCGTCGTCCGGCCGCGCACCGCTATCTCAGGGAATGATTTCGACCGCCGAAAGTCACGCGAGACGACTGTTCTCGGATCTCTCGCCGTATCTCGACGAGGGCTACGATATCGTCGTTATCGAGCCATCCGATCTTGCGATGTTCGACCGCGAGTACGAGAAGTTCCTCGCTCCCGAGTCACAGCGCCGACTCTCGGAGAACGCCTACGAGGTGATGGAGTACGTGTTCGGTCTCTTGGAGAACGATGCCGACGCCGACGCGCTCACCGGCCCGCAGTCCGGTGGAAAAAGCGGTGTCGCCTACCATAGCCACTGCCAGCAACGGACGCTCGGACTAGCGGGATACACAGAGTCCGTGCTCGAACGTCTCGGCTACGATGTGGTGACGTCCGACGTGGAGTGTTGTGGGATGGCCGGATCGTTCGGCTACAAAACGGAGTATTACGACCTGAGCGTGGATGTCGGCGACGAACTCCGCAGCCAGTTCCAGACTCCAGAGACGCGAGACCGTACCGTCGTCGCCTCTGGAACGTCCTGTTTGGAGCAACTCGATTCGTTACTGACGCGCCCGAGTAAGCATCCGGTGCAACTAGTGGCTCCCAAATAA
- a CDS encoding PRC-barrel domain-containing protein → MEGTPEELTTLVGREVYSNNGVFVGEVDDIRLDLNRQAVTGLALSRLNDELFQSRVEPGKGVLIPYRWVRAVGDVILINDVVERLKRPDEEEESTLVA, encoded by the coding sequence ATGGAAGGGACTCCCGAAGAGTTGACGACACTCGTCGGGCGCGAGGTCTACTCGAACAACGGCGTATTCGTCGGGGAGGTTGACGACATTCGACTCGACCTCAACCGGCAGGCCGTCACCGGACTCGCGCTTAGCAGACTCAACGACGAACTGTTTCAGAGCCGTGTCGAACCGGGTAAAGGCGTACTTATTCCGTACCGGTGGGTTCGCGCCGTCGGCGACGTTATCCTCATCAACGACGTAGTCGAACGGCTGAAACGACCTGACGAAGAAGAAGAATCGACGCTCGTCGCCTGA
- a CDS encoding DHH family phosphoesterase, translated as MSAGVTISSMSTYAILGCGSVGHAVAEELTEEGKDVLILDKDESRVEALRDQDLNAQTTDISDPEVSEAVAERDVVLILASDVEANKAAVSAIRERNSDQFIVVRASDPVSEDELAELGADVVINPSEVIADSALRSLESGELEYKARQLADLLESTEGKLAILTHDNPDPDSIASAAALQAIAAEYDVEADILYDGEMGHQENRAFVNLLGIDLTPLAEAPDLREYGSVALVDHMKSVEPDIGTDVDIFIDHFEPGEGIDPVFIDVRPNVSSTSTILTKYIQEFNISPSEAVATALLYGIRAETLDFKRETTPADLTAAAYLYPFADHDTLEQVESPSMSPETLDVLAEAIQNRDVQGSHLVSNAGFIRDRDALGQAAQHLLNLEGVTTTAVFGIVDDNIYLSARSKDIRMNIGNVLQDAFEGIGEAGGHSTQGDVEIPLGIFTGIETSDDNRDTLLQLTEEAVRRKLFAAMGVESESGNGS; from the coding sequence ATGAGTGCTGGGGTCACGATATCCTCGATGTCCACCTATGCAATTCTTGGCTGTGGGAGCGTGGGACATGCGGTGGCCGAGGAACTCACCGAGGAAGGGAAAGATGTCCTTATCCTCGATAAAGACGAGAGCCGAGTCGAAGCCCTCCGCGACCAAGACTTGAACGCGCAAACGACCGATATCTCGGACCCCGAAGTCTCCGAGGCCGTTGCCGAGCGCGACGTAGTCCTCATCCTCGCATCCGACGTCGAGGCGAACAAGGCGGCCGTCTCCGCCATCCGCGAACGAAACAGCGACCAGTTCATCGTCGTTCGAGCCTCCGACCCAGTTTCAGAGGACGAACTCGCTGAACTCGGCGCTGACGTCGTTATTAACCCCTCGGAAGTTATCGCTGACTCCGCACTTCGCTCCCTGGAGTCCGGCGAACTCGAATACAAAGCGCGCCAACTGGCCGACCTCCTCGAATCGACCGAGGGGAAGCTTGCCATTCTAACGCACGACAACCCCGACCCCGACTCCATCGCCAGCGCGGCCGCCTTACAGGCCATCGCCGCGGAGTACGACGTCGAGGCAGACATTCTCTACGACGGCGAGATGGGCCATCAGGAGAACCGCGCGTTCGTCAACCTTCTCGGCATCGACCTCACGCCGCTGGCCGAAGCGCCGGACCTGCGCGAATACGGGTCGGTCGCGTTGGTTGACCACATGAAGTCGGTCGAACCCGACATCGGCACCGACGTGGACATTTTCATCGACCACTTCGAGCCGGGCGAGGGCATCGATCCGGTGTTTATCGACGTTCGGCCGAACGTCTCCTCAACCTCGACTATCCTCACGAAGTACATCCAAGAGTTCAACATCAGCCCCAGCGAGGCCGTCGCCACGGCCCTGCTGTACGGAATCCGCGCGGAGACGCTTGACTTCAAACGCGAGACGACGCCAGCAGACTTGACCGCCGCAGCGTATCTCTACCCGTTCGCAGATCACGACACGCTCGAACAGGTAGAGTCGCCGTCGATGTCGCCCGAGACGTTAGACGTACTCGCAGAAGCCATCCAGAACCGCGACGTACAGGGGAGTCATCTCGTCTCGAACGCCGGGTTCATCCGTGACAGAGACGCCCTCGGGCAGGCAGCCCAACATCTCCTCAATCTCGAAGGCGTGACGACGACCGCCGTCTTCGGTATCGTTGACGACAACATCTACCTCTCGGCTCGGTCGAAGGATATCCGGATGAATATCGGGAACGTCCTGCAGGACGCCTTCGAGGGTATCGGCGAAGCGGGCGGCCACTCCACGCAAGGCGACGTAGAGATTCCGCTCGGCATCTTCACCGGTATCGAGACATCGGACGACAACCGCGACACGCTCTTGCAACTCACCGAAGAAGCAGTCCGCCGAAAACTATTCGCGGCGATGGGCGTCGAAAGCGAGAGCGGAAACGGAAGCTAA
- a CDS encoding Lrp/AsnC family transcriptional regulator, which yields MDERDIRLLKAISDLETGSPEQLHEETGIPVSTIHYRLNNLREAGVIKNDLYDIDLEKVGLGVTVVVEILTDYSGSHHDFKEKILDVEGVTQAYFTMGETDFIVVAHLSGREMVERLITDFETIDEVDRTNSTFVISSLRDSARVLQNYELETLLDELLDD from the coding sequence ATGGACGAACGCGACATCCGCCTCCTGAAGGCGATATCTGACCTCGAAACGGGAAGCCCGGAACAACTGCACGAAGAGACCGGTATTCCTGTCTCAACGATTCACTATCGGTTGAACAATCTGCGCGAGGCGGGCGTCATCAAGAACGACCTGTACGACATCGATTTGGAAAAGGTCGGACTCGGCGTCACCGTCGTCGTGGAGATACTCACTGACTACAGTGGCTCCCACCACGATTTCAAAGAGAAGATTCTCGATGTAGAGGGCGTCACACAGGCGTACTTCACGATGGGTGAAACGGATTTCATCGTCGTCGCTCACCTTTCGGGGCGGGAGATGGTCGAACGACTCATCACCGACTTCGAGACGATAGACGAGGTTGACCGGACGAACTCCACGTTCGTCATCTCGTCACTCCGAGACAGCGCACGCGTCTTGCAGAACTACGAGTTAGAGACCCTACTGGACGAATTACTCGACGACTAG
- a CDS encoding DMT family transporter encodes MSIRTRSDTSNWNALLFIALSCFWGTSFVAIEAGLEYFPPLLFAGIRYGIAGLAILSYAVATTDRWHPSGRDEWLSAAVAGVFIIAAYHALLYIGEMYVSASVAAVVVSLAPVLTAVFAAGILGQPLDKIAGVGFLLGIVGVVIVANPDPANLLSTNLLGIVLVLLSTASFAIGGVLTEPLRTSLPAESMQAWAMLIGAGVLFVGAVARGESPATIEWTSTAIISLMYLTFVSGVVGFLIYFALHERVGATEINLVSYLEPVVASLAGWVLLGHVVSSTTLVGFVTVFIGFALVKRHAIRARILGDVPTTATGHSYDAD; translated from the coding sequence ATGTCGATTCGCACACGCTCTGACACGTCCAACTGGAACGCCCTCCTGTTCATCGCACTCTCGTGCTTCTGGGGGACATCGTTCGTCGCCATCGAGGCAGGCTTGGAATACTTCCCACCTCTGCTGTTCGCGGGGATTCGCTACGGGATTGCCGGACTCGCTATCCTCAGCTACGCTGTCGCCACGACCGACCGGTGGCACCCAAGCGGGAGAGACGAGTGGCTGAGTGCCGCCGTTGCTGGCGTGTTCATCATCGCCGCCTACCATGCGCTCCTCTACATCGGTGAGATGTACGTCTCTGCGTCCGTTGCCGCCGTCGTCGTCAGCCTCGCGCCGGTGCTGACCGCCGTCTTTGCCGCCGGAATTCTCGGCCAGCCACTCGATAAGATCGCTGGCGTTGGCTTCCTCCTCGGCATCGTCGGCGTCGTTATCGTCGCCAACCCGGACCCAGCTAACCTCCTCTCGACGAACCTCCTCGGCATCGTGCTCGTCCTTCTCAGTACGGCAAGTTTCGCCATCGGAGGCGTCCTCACCGAACCGCTTCGGACGTCGCTTCCGGCCGAGTCGATGCAGGCGTGGGCGATGCTCATCGGTGCCGGTGTCCTCTTCGTCGGTGCCGTCGCGCGCGGTGAGTCCCCTGCCACCATCGAGTGGACATCGACTGCCATCATCTCGCTCATGTACTTGACGTTCGTCTCCGGTGTCGTCGGCTTCCTCATCTACTTCGCGCTCCACGAACGCGTCGGCGCGACGGAGATCAACCTCGTCAGCTATCTCGAACCCGTTGTTGCCTCTCTCGCTGGTTGGGTCCTCCTCGGCCACGTCGTGAGTTCGACCACGCTCGTCGGCTTCGTCACTGTCTTCATCGGATTCGCTCTCGTCAAGCGCCACGCGATTCGCGCTCGCATCCTTGGTGACGTTCCCACCACGGCCACGGGTCACAGCTACGACGCCGACTGA
- a CDS encoding alpha/beta hydrolase family protein: MDRLDTSRVHRLLESPVGGLFETAPLETLQLRRLPRQFAVRRARAAADVSLGAGPAAFLREADSPPAPHLHDRIETALAEFAEIRERHEEVSERWEAAFWGDEETTPNERVALERERRRADAAHARPSSTFGFLASDHFVPPVAFDVPSPDDARERWAHELAEPERLYGFADSTVTESLPRVSRSKTVLGPGTVEYRLRFETPSLHVGDTATARVYEPDGAADDIPTLIFFSGLGSYGDRLGYWPEEEAIGRRLARDGYRAVLPDAPWHGRREPLGQFSGEPYLARMPVSAFELLGAAVQETGVFVDWARTEGAPAVAVGGLSLGGSIAFAVAGRCGEWPESMRPDLVGTVAAPGSLMQTLSESKLVSLLDLDDALSAAGWTDEDLNEFAPLLDPPAEPDLAPERIFCWYGSHDDVAPTETTATLVRQWDVPRRNVRTWDSGHLGTAARLYRGDEFQRTLTAALDRLAVTGRDDDESDATAETTT, from the coding sequence ATGGACAGACTCGACACCTCCCGCGTCCACCGACTCCTCGAGTCGCCGGTCGGCGGCCTCTTCGAGACGGCACCGCTCGAGACGCTCCAACTTCGGCGTCTCCCGAGACAGTTTGCCGTCCGCCGCGCACGCGCTGCGGCCGATGTGTCGCTCGGTGCTGGCCCCGCTGCCTTCTTGCGTGAGGCGGATTCCCCGCCGGCTCCGCATCTTCACGACCGAATCGAGACTGCACTCGCGGAGTTTGCCGAGATTCGAGAGCGGCACGAGGAAGTCTCGGAGCGCTGGGAAGCGGCGTTTTGGGGGGACGAAGAGACGACTCCGAACGAACGCGTCGCCCTCGAACGCGAACGTCGCCGCGCCGACGCCGCGCACGCACGCCCGAGTAGCACCTTCGGCTTCCTCGCCAGCGACCACTTCGTTCCGCCCGTTGCGTTCGACGTGCCGTCGCCCGATGACGCCCGCGAACGCTGGGCGCACGAACTCGCAGAACCCGAGCGCCTGTACGGATTCGCCGACTCGACCGTGACGGAGTCGCTTCCACGCGTCTCCCGCTCGAAGACGGTTCTCGGTCCCGGAACGGTCGAGTACCGCCTCCGATTCGAGACGCCGTCGCTCCACGTCGGCGATACCGCGACGGCCCGCGTGTACGAACCGGACGGAGCGGCGGACGATATTCCGACGCTCATCTTCTTCTCCGGTCTGGGTTCGTACGGAGACCGACTCGGTTACTGGCCCGAAGAGGAGGCTATCGGTCGGAGGCTCGCCCGCGATGGCTACCGCGCTGTCCTTCCCGATGCGCCGTGGCACGGCCGCCGCGAACCGCTCGGTCAGTTCTCTGGCGAACCCTACCTCGCACGGATGCCCGTCAGCGCCTTCGAGTTGCTCGGTGCGGCCGTCCAAGAGACGGGCGTCTTCGTCGATTGGGCGCGCACAGAAGGCGCGCCCGCCGTCGCTGTCGGCGGCCTGAGCCTCGGTGGGAGTATCGCGTTCGCTGTCGCGGGCAGATGTGGCGAGTGGCCCGAGTCGATGCGCCCTGATCTCGTGGGGACTGTTGCCGCTCCCGGGTCGTTGATGCAGACGCTCTCCGAGTCGAAACTCGTCTCGTTGCTCGACCTCGATGACGCCCTGTCCGCGGCCGGGTGGACTGACGAAGATTTGAACGAGTTCGCGCCGTTGCTGGACCCGCCCGCAGAACCGGACCTCGCGCCCGAGCGAATCTTCTGCTGGTACGGATCGCACGACGATGTGGCACCGACCGAGACGACTGCCACTCTCGTCCGACAGTGGGATGTCCCGCGACGTAACGTACGGACGTGGGACAGCGGTCATCTCGGGACGGCGGCGCGTCTGTACCGCGGCGATGAGTTCCAGCGGACGCTGACGGCTGCACTCGACCGATTAGCGGTGACGGGTCGGGACGATGATGAGTCAGACGCGACAGCTGAGACGACGACGTAG
- the thrS gene encoding threonine--tRNA ligase, whose amino-acid sequence MSELVVNLPDGSELSVEEGATVEDVAYEIGPGLGEDTVAGVVDGELVDKAAPVHDGAQVVIVTDQSDEYLRVLRHTAAHVFAQALQRLYPEAKLAIGPSTDEGFYYDVTNVDLDADDLEAIEDEMEEIIEEDLPVERELRSREDALELYEENPYKRDILENEAAGDDELSFYVQGEFEDLCKGPHVESTGKIGAVELLNISSAYWRGDEENETLTRVYGTAFESEKDLKEYMELRAEAEERDHRKIGREMDLFSIPEVTGPGLPLYHPNGKRILSELSEFAESLNLDADYEPVETPHLFRTELWKKSGHYDNYVDDMFLLDVNDEEYGLKPMNCPGHATIFDQNSWSYRDLPVRYFEDGKVYRKEQRGELSGLSRVWSFTIDDGHLFCRPEQIEQEIRQVMNSIYEVLDTFGLEAHVALATRPEKSVGSDEIWEQSESQLRSVLENQNIDYDLEPGDGAFYGPKIDFSFEDALGRKWDGPTVQVDFNMPERFDLTYTGEDNEEHRPVMIHRALYGSYERFFMVLIEHFNGKFPFWLAPEQVRILPISDDQLGYAHRVKNELGDFRVSVEDRSWTLGRKIREGQEDNVPYMLIVGENEEESGTISVRDRQEREEQDVSIDAFREHLEAEYDEKRLEPDFLAD is encoded by the coding sequence ATGAGTGAACTCGTTGTGAACCTTCCCGACGGCTCGGAGCTGTCTGTCGAGGAGGGTGCGACGGTCGAGGACGTCGCCTACGAAATCGGACCGGGACTCGGTGAGGACACCGTCGCGGGCGTCGTAGACGGTGAACTCGTGGACAAAGCCGCCCCCGTCCACGACGGTGCCCAAGTCGTCATCGTCACGGACCAGAGTGACGAATACCTCCGCGTCCTCCGCCACACCGCCGCACACGTCTTCGCCCAAGCATTGCAGCGTCTGTACCCCGAAGCAAAGCTCGCCATCGGCCCATCGACGGACGAGGGATTCTACTACGACGTAACGAACGTCGATCTCGACGCTGATGACCTCGAAGCAATCGAGGACGAGATGGAGGAGATCATCGAAGAAGACCTCCCGGTCGAACGCGAACTTCGGTCGCGCGAGGACGCCCTCGAACTGTACGAGGAGAACCCGTACAAGCGCGACATCCTCGAGAACGAGGCGGCCGGCGACGACGAACTCTCCTTCTACGTCCAAGGTGAGTTCGAGGACCTGTGTAAGGGTCCGCACGTCGAATCGACGGGGAAAATCGGCGCGGTCGAACTCCTCAACATCTCCTCGGCTTACTGGCGCGGCGACGAGGAGAACGAGACGCTGACGCGCGTGTACGGCACGGCGTTCGAGTCCGAGAAGGACCTGAAAGAGTATATGGAACTCCGCGCGGAGGCCGAAGAGCGCGACCACCGGAAAATCGGCCGGGAGATGGATCTCTTTTCCATCCCCGAAGTCACGGGGCCGGGACTGCCGCTCTACCATCCGAACGGCAAGCGGATCCTCTCTGAGCTGTCCGAGTTCGCGGAGTCATTGAACCTTGATGCCGATTACGAACCGGTCGAGACGCCGCATCTGTTCCGCACGGAACTGTGGAAGAAGTCGGGCCACTACGACAACTACGTGGACGATATGTTCCTCCTCGACGTGAACGACGAGGAGTACGGCCTGAAGCCGATGAACTGCCCCGGCCACGCGACCATCTTCGACCAGAACTCGTGGTCGTACCGCGACCTGCCCGTTCGCTACTTCGAGGACGGGAAAGTCTACAGAAAAGAACAGCGCGGCGAGCTGTCGGGTCTCTCGCGCGTCTGGTCGTTCACCATCGACGACGGCCACCTGTTCTGCCGCCCCGAGCAGATCGAGCAGGAGATTCGGCAGGTGATGAACTCCATCTACGAGGTGCTGGACACGTTCGGACTTGAGGCGCACGTCGCCCTCGCCACGCGCCCGGAGAAATCCGTCGGCAGCGACGAGATTTGGGAGCAGTCCGAGTCGCAACTGCGCTCGGTGCTGGAAAATCAGAACATCGACTACGACCTCGAACCCGGCGACGGCGCGTTCTACGGGCCGAAGATCGACTTCTCGTTCGAGGACGCGCTCGGCCGCAAGTGGGACGGCCCGACGGTGCAAGTTGACTTCAACATGCCCGAACGGTTCGATCTGACGTATACGGGCGAGGACAACGAGGAACACCGTCCGGTGATGATTCACCGCGCCCTCTACGGCAGTTACGAGCGATTCTTCATGGTGCTCATCGAGCACTTCAACGGCAAGTTCCCGTTCTGGCTGGCACCCGAGCAGGTTCGCATCCTCCCCATCTCGGACGACCAACTCGGCTACGCCCACCGCGTGAAGAACGAACTCGGCGACTTCCGTGTCTCCGTCGAGGACCGGTCGTGGACGCTCGGACGGAAGATTCGAGAGGGCCAGGAGGACAACGTGCCGTACATGCTCATCGTCGGCGAGAACGAGGAGGAATCCGGCACCATCTCGGTACGCGACCGACAGGAACGCGAGGAGCAGGACGTGTCTATCGACGCGTTCCGTGAACATCTCGAGGCCGAATACGACGAAAAGCGCCTCGAACCCGACTTCCTCGCGGACTGA
- the malQ gene encoding 4-alpha-glucanotransferase gives MRFDRQSGVFAHVPSLPGPHGIGDLGDGARAFIDWLASAEQSLWQFCPLGPTASIHGHSPYQSYSAFAGNPLLVDLDQLREDGYLTDDDLEPVPAFSDHEIEYDRVAEYKREQLRTAHERFQSEATTEDREAFDAFREHESSWLDGYALFMALRTRYDGAWTTWPQEIRTHDEAAINRHREELADEISYREFAQFVFDTQWRELKAYANDHGVKLVGDLPIYVALDSADVWAAPEAFDLTEENEPVAVAGVPPNPNDDGQRWGNPLYDWDYLRENDYDWWMDRLERLFELVDVTRIDHFKGFDEYWAIPADAHSPAAGEWRDAPGHDFFETVEDQFGDLPFIVEDLGFLDQRMTDLRDRFGFPGMRVPQYANWCQEGDMYQPMHFPENSVGYTSTHDTNTFVGYYRDLPADQKDCLHYNIGADGSEIHWSIIDAVWRSNAVIAFTTIQDILGLGAEARFNVPGTTDGNWRWRCTEEGFDEELASRLARLTDEHIR, from the coding sequence ATGAGATTCGACCGGCAGTCGGGCGTTTTCGCGCACGTTCCGTCGCTCCCGGGCCCCCACGGAATCGGCGACCTCGGCGACGGCGCGCGCGCCTTCATCGATTGGCTCGCCTCGGCCGAACAGTCGCTGTGGCAGTTCTGTCCGCTCGGTCCGACAGCGTCGATTCACGGCCACTCGCCGTACCAGTCGTACTCCGCGTTTGCGGGCAACCCACTACTCGTTGACCTCGATCAACTCCGCGAGGACGGCTATCTGACTGACGACGACCTCGAACCCGTTCCTGCATTCTCCGACCACGAAATCGAGTACGACCGGGTAGCCGAGTACAAACGGGAGCAACTCCGAACCGCGCACGAACGCTTCCAGTCCGAGGCGACCACCGAGGACCGCGAGGCGTTCGACGCGTTCCGCGAACACGAGTCGTCGTGGCTGGACGGCTACGCTCTGTTCATGGCGCTCCGAACCCGCTACGACGGTGCGTGGACGACGTGGCCACAGGAGATTCGAACGCACGACGAGGCGGCCATCAATCGGCACCGCGAGGAACTCGCAGACGAGATTTCGTACCGGGAGTTCGCCCAGTTCGTCTTCGATACGCAGTGGCGCGAGTTGAAGGCGTACGCGAACGATCACGGCGTCAAACTCGTCGGCGACCTGCCTATCTACGTCGCCCTCGACAGCGCAGACGTGTGGGCCGCACCCGAGGCGTTCGATCTGACTGAGGAGAACGAACCCGTCGCTGTCGCGGGTGTCCCGCCAAATCCGAACGACGACGGCCAACGCTGGGGCAACCCCCTGTACGACTGGGACTACCTCCGCGAGAACGACTACGACTGGTGGATGGACCGCCTCGAACGACTGTTCGAACTCGTGGACGTGACCCGCATCGACCACTTCAAAGGCTTCGATGAGTACTGGGCTATCCCGGCGGACGCACACTCGCCCGCAGCGGGTGAATGGCGCGATGCCCCGGGACACGACTTCTTCGAGACCGTCGAGGACCAGTTCGGTGATCTGCCGTTCATCGTGGAAGATCTCGGGTTCCTCGATCAGCGTATGACCGACCTCCGCGACCGGTTCGGGTTCCCCGGCATGCGCGTCCCGCAGTACGCAAACTGGTGCCAAGAGGGAGATATGTACCAACCGATGCATTTCCCCGAAAACAGCGTCGGTTACACCTCGACGCACGACACGAACACGTTCGTCGGCTACTACCGCGATCTGCCGGCTGACCAGAAAGACTGCCTCCACTACAATATCGGTGCGGACGGCTCCGAGATTCACTGGTCTATCATCGACGCCGTCTGGCGCTCGAACGCCGTCATCGCGTTCACGACGATACAGGATATTCTCGGCCTCGGCGCGGAGGCGCGCTTCAACGTTCCCGGTACTACTGACGGAAACTGGCGGTGGCGGTGTACAGAGGAGGGATTCGACGAGGAGTTAGCGTCCCGACTGGCGAGGCTGACCGACGAACACATCCGGTGA
- a CDS encoding Lrp/AsnC family transcriptional regulator — protein sequence MSIRDLDSLDRRILYSLQAEARHTSSNDIAASLDVSASTVRNRIQRLESDGIIRGYHADVDYEDAGYQLFTLIVCTAPIPEREELAAAAADVPGVVEVQEVMTGEANVLVRAIGVDGDDLSRIGEELDELGLRVSDEDLIRNTHRRPYSRFEE from the coding sequence ATGTCGATTCGAGATCTCGATTCGCTCGACAGGCGAATCCTCTACAGCCTCCAAGCGGAGGCGCGACATACCTCGTCGAACGATATCGCAGCATCACTCGATGTATCGGCCAGTACCGTCCGGAACCGCATCCAGCGGCTCGAATCCGACGGCATCATCCGTGGCTACCACGCCGACGTTGACTACGAGGACGCGGGCTACCAACTGTTCACGCTCATCGTCTGTACGGCCCCGATTCCGGAACGCGAAGAACTCGCCGCAGCGGCCGCAGACGTGCCGGGCGTCGTGGAAGTGCAGGAGGTGATGACCGGCGAAGCAAACGTGCTGGTACGTGCTATCGGCGTTGACGGCGACGACTTGAGTCGTATCGGCGAAGAGTTGGACGAACTCGGACTCCGCGTGTCGGACGAAGACCTGATTCGGAACACACACCGGCGTCCGTACAGCCGATTTGAGGAGTGA